A genomic window from Zerene cesonia ecotype Mississippi unplaced genomic scaffold, Zerene_cesonia_1.1 Zces_u008, whole genome shotgun sequence includes:
- the LOC119839078 gene encoding tRNA pseudouridine synthase A-like, with amino-acid sequence MSVAAESVEKGDELVNKQHTRYHQRRRMKRQWEFNENKTENGESDAKKTCDQPFERIKRKKMAMLLGYCGVDYYGMQRNPGVKTIEEDLLTALRDAKYITEEDFVNQQNAQFQRSSRTDKGVSAARQVVSLKLRK; translated from the exons ATGAGTGTCGCGGCGGAGAGTGTGGAGAAAGGCGATGAGCTTGTTAATAAACAACATACGAGATACCACCAGCGGCGGCGTATGAAGCGGCAGTGGGAGTTTAACGAAAACAAGACAGAAAATGGCGAAAGTGACGCTAAAAAGACTTGTGACCAGCCATTTGAACGTATTAAGAGGAAAAAAATGGCAATGCTGCTAGGTTATTGTGGCGTGGACTATTATGGAATGCAGag AAATCCAGGAGTAAAGACAATAGAAGAAGACCTATTAACAGCTTTACGAGATGCAAAGTACATTACAGAGGAGGACTTTGTAAATCAACAGAATGCCCAGTTCCAGAGAAGTTCTAGAACAGATAAGGGTGTGTCTGCGGCGAGACAAGTTGTATCATTAAAGCTTCGTAAGTaa
- the LOC119839077 gene encoding uncharacterized protein LOC119839077: MFSDYEDSGSEYLPSQPPSPPSSPNLEAILNCDSPSESSTKTSKKRLRKHEKWVRNLKKAKRAKGQEYLNYKGVTVPAKTPKVGLCACQNKCNFKINVEQQRKLFKEFYDLANFDLQTSYMFSLIKVVSKSRTYTTNENSRRQNTRHYYLSDCDGKEVLVCKSFFKNTYAVSDGRINRLLKNKASVSTPPLDRRGHSVSANKTPDNKIQQIKEFINSIPSYESHYSLHKSVNRKYLAPDLNLSILYSLYTEKVSNPTSKFIFSKVFNEEFNLSFHAPITDSCKRCDAFAIKLKACTNEVEKVRLEQDQKLHLLKAEVAREGVKKDVELYKEDEDVCIISFDLMKTLPTPVISTGICYYKRQLWTYCLGIHNMKNDDVFMFTWDESVASRGPQEIASCILYFLKHIVKCKHLIMFSDQCGGQNRNIKMALFCQYIVSSSEYTTIKIDQ, translated from the exons ATGTTCAGCGATTATGAAGACTCTGGTTCAGAGTACCTGCCAAGTCAACCACCTAGCCCGCCTTCTTCACCGAACTTGGAGGCAATTTTGAATTGTGATTCTCCATCAGAAAGTTCAACTAAGACATCAAAGAAGAGATTAAGAAAACATGAAAAGTGGGTCCGTAATTTGAAGAAAGCGAAGAGAGCAAAAGGAcaagaatatttaaactacAAGGGAGTCACGGTGCCTGCTAAAACGCCTAAGGTAGGATTGTGTGcatgtcaaaataaatgtaattttaaaataaatgttgagcaacaaagaaaactatttaaagaattttatgatttgGCAAATTTTGACTTGCAAACATCCTATATGTTTTCACTTATTAAAGTAGTTTCTAAGTCTCGTACCTATACGACAAATGAAAATTCAAGAAGGCAAAATACAAGGCACTACTACCTTTCTGATTGTGATGGGAAAGAG GTTTTAGTGTGtaaaagcttttttaaaaatacttatgcGGTTTCCGATGGaagaataaatagattattaaaaaataaagcttcCGTATCTACACCTCCATTAGATAGAAGAGGTCACTCTGTTTCTGCTAATAAAACTCctgacaataaaatacaacaaataaaagaatttatcaACTCTATCCCCTCATATGAGTCTCATTATTCTTTACATAAGTCAGTAAACCGTAAATATTTAGCaccagatttaaatttaagtattcTTTATTCCCTTTATACTGAAAAGGTTTCAAATCCTAcatcaaaattcatttttagtaAAGTATTTAATGAGGAGTTCAATTTGAGTTTTCATGCACCAATTACTGATTCTTGTAAGAGGTGTGATGCAtttgctattaaattaaaagcttgTACTAATGAAGTAGAAAAAGTAAGATTAGAACAAGATCAAAAATTACATCTGCTAAAAGCTGAGGTAGCTAGAGAAGGGGTCAAGAAGGATGTAGAGTTATATAAAGAAGACGAAGATGTCTGCATAATATCTTTTGATCTAATGAAAACCCTTCCAACCCCTGTTATCAGCACAGgcatatgttattataaacgaCAACTCTGGACATACTGCCTTGGGATACATAACATGAAAAATGATGATGTGTTTATGTTTACATGGGATGAAAGTGTAGCATCACGTGGGCCCCAAGAAATAGCATCCTGCATATTATACTTTCTCAaacatattgtaaaatgtaaacatcTCATTATGTTCTCAGATCAATGTGGCGGCCAAAACCGCAATATTAAGATGGCCCTTTTCTGCCAATACATTGTTTCTAGTTCGGAATACactacaattaaaattgacCAATAA
- the LOC119839110 gene encoding protein tipE-like, whose product MRGGSSERLVVRAKRRRGDTRARLTRYITISLAAVLGGGSSALLFLVPLYADPALSALAADFDPVPAECVTERRDDRLGLDNCTWASCREGCTSDAYKCIQLHVKYKAYAEDWRPGVLYVNIKGCGYPPVVNCENFTLNYGYVGARYPCFWSRADTTVVVPRWSRGEQVATVTRTLALPLFLSGCAGIGLCALHCECRPRRKRRPPRRPPRLPTLSIDDTTVYRLA is encoded by the coding sequence ATGCGTGGTGGAAGTTCAGAAAGACTGGTCGTACGAGCCAAGCGTAGAAGAGGAGATACGCGCGCCAGACTCACAcgatatataacaatttcattgGCAGCAGTGCTCGGTGGAGGCAGTTCAGCATTACTTTTTCTTGTGCCTCTTTACGCAGACCCAGCGCTAAGCGCTTTAGCCGCTGACTTCGATCCGGTCCCTGCGGAATGCGTAACAGAGAGACGGGACGACAGGCTCGGACTCGACAACTGCACTTGGGCGTCCTGCCGAGAAGGATGCACTAGCGAtgcatataaatgtattcaacTACATGTCAAATACAAAGCATACGCCGAGGATTGGCGTCCGGGTGTactgtatgtaaatataaagggATGTGGTTATCCGCCAGTTGTGAATTGTGAGAATTTTACACTCAACTACGGCTATGTGGGCGCCAGGTATCCATGTTTCTGGTCCCGAGCGGACACCACAGTCGTGGTGCCTAGATGGTCGAGAGGTGAGCAAGTAGCCACTGTGACGAGGACACTAGCTCTGCCGCTCTTTCTGTCTGGATGCGCGGGAATTGGTCTATGCGCTTTGCACTGCGAATGTCGACCGCGACGCAAGCGGCGACCACCGCGCAGGCCTCCGCGTCTCCCAACGCTGTCTATCGACGACACAACCGTATACCGGCTGGCCTAG